One region of Duncaniella freteri genomic DNA includes:
- a CDS encoding cell division protein ZapA, whose amino-acid sequence MSEKKHNISIHIADLPRIQLNVPLSQEPLVRRAEENINGLWKKWKEKDEFSDKSSAEILAMVTFRFAQLYYSNLEAAESLDRVLNDLEQEFDYLLLEDVAP is encoded by the coding sequence ATGTCCGAAAAAAAACATAACATATCCATCCATATCGCCGACCTCCCACGCATTCAGCTAAATGTGCCTCTCAGTCAGGAGCCATTGGTGAGAAGAGCCGAAGAAAATATCAACGGATTGTGGAAAAAGTGGAAGGAGAAGGATGAGTTCAGCGACAAGTCATCGGCTGAGATTCTGGCTATGGTGACTTTCAGGTTTGCCCAGTTGTATTATAGCAATCTTGAGGCGGCCGAGAGTCTTGACAGAGTCCTGAACGATCTGGAGCAGGAGTTTGATTACCTGCTTCTTGAAGATGTCGCTCCATAA
- a CDS encoding OmpA family protein, with amino-acid sequence MKKQLFLLAALGGVLLTAGNANAQETAVVVEESTFDVEQVPCKDIYTPGSWRDNWYVQLGAGMRVPLVEWGSKDRHITAIYNLGVGRWISPYLGFRFSALYGSMHYKGGDAMASARTANLNVDFMWDMLNSISGYNPSRAFSIVPFVGLGGTYVFHYRDNALANDRSNDGNIKGNQWLMPVSAGIQLRFRVSPYVDIFAEGRSTFYGDNFNNTVYGRPLDLDIAAVGGVIIHFTGSKFQRYNPCDYVNALSQANAQVNDLRAALATTSAALAAAEAQLPCPEVPETVTVEAESTTLFPTVRFKLNSAYVSSEEMVNVYNIAEYMKANPNAQIVVRGYADKDTGSAAYNMKLSERRAKAVADILTGDYGISDSRLILEAAGSDTQIYPTNDWNRIVIFAAPELP; translated from the coding sequence ATGAAAAAGCAACTATTTCTTTTGGCAGCCTTAGGCGGGGTCTTACTGACTGCCGGCAACGCAAACGCTCAGGAGACAGCTGTCGTAGTCGAAGAGAGCACTTTCGATGTAGAACAGGTTCCCTGCAAAGACATCTACACTCCCGGATCATGGCGCGATAACTGGTATGTACAACTCGGCGCAGGCATGCGCGTGCCCTTAGTCGAATGGGGCTCCAAGGACCGCCACATAACAGCCATCTACAATCTCGGTGTCGGACGCTGGATCTCACCCTATCTCGGATTCCGGTTCTCAGCACTCTACGGCTCCATGCATTATAAAGGAGGCGACGCCATGGCATCGGCCCGCACCGCCAATCTCAATGTCGACTTCATGTGGGACATGCTCAACTCCATTTCCGGCTACAACCCCTCACGAGCATTCTCCATAGTACCTTTCGTCGGCCTTGGCGGCACATATGTGTTCCATTACCGCGACAATGCCCTTGCCAACGACCGTAGCAATGACGGCAACATCAAGGGCAACCAGTGGCTCATGCCGGTATCAGCAGGCATACAGCTGCGATTCCGCGTCAGCCCCTATGTCGACATCTTCGCCGAAGGCCGCAGCACATTCTATGGCGACAACTTCAACAACACCGTCTACGGCCGTCCGCTTGACCTTGATATAGCCGCTGTGGGTGGCGTCATCATCCACTTCACCGGCTCTAAATTCCAGCGTTACAATCCTTGCGATTATGTGAACGCTCTCTCTCAGGCTAATGCCCAGGTCAACGACCTGCGTGCGGCACTCGCCACCACCTCAGCAGCCCTTGCCGCAGCAGAAGCACAGCTGCCATGCCCCGAGGTGCCCGAGACAGTGACCGTAGAAGCTGAATCGACCACGCTGTTCCCCACTGTACGCTTCAAACTTAATTCAGCATATGTATCCTCCGAGGAGATGGTCAATGTATACAACATTGCCGAATATATGAAAGCAAATCCCAATGCTCAGATAGTAGTACGCGGATACGCCGACAAGGACACCGGTTCAGCAGCCTACAACATGAAGCTTTCCGAACGCCGCGCCAAAGCTGTCGCCGACATCCTCACAGGCGATTATGGAATCTCCGATAGCCGCCTCATCCTCGAAGCCGCCGGTTCCGACACCCAGATCTACCCAACAAACGACTGGAACCGTATCGTAATATTTGCCGCTCCCGAATTACCCTAA
- a CDS encoding DUF3298 and DUF4163 domain-containing protein, translating to MKSLVLLASGAILVAAVATGCGDAKKKSVGDVEVTSFPVREVILSADKNFRIVLDGDTSYLDQYASIHWPEAFGESDIAPLRDSLMRYCFGDSVFSSPEDAIRHFVNDTTVFGESNGTVKLMPVDSLPAPSDGVRCYFNNVTASVIESDESMVTYQVTTSVYLGGAHPMTTVHPFTYDLAEGRVLDVGNMFTAQGRDSIMPVIINALARQLDVPVSGLDRAGIFSSQLTYPGQPYINNNVLYFHYNPYDIAPYSSGMIDVAVYPYEVERFLAPGVINLFDVGI from the coding sequence ATGAAAAGTCTTGTTCTTTTAGCATCGGGAGCCATTCTCGTTGCCGCTGTTGCTACAGGATGTGGTGACGCGAAGAAGAAATCAGTGGGAGATGTGGAGGTTACAAGCTTCCCTGTAAGGGAGGTCATACTGTCGGCCGATAAGAATTTCCGTATTGTGCTTGACGGTGACACCTCATATCTCGACCAGTATGCGTCGATACATTGGCCGGAGGCGTTCGGGGAGTCGGATATAGCTCCGCTGCGTGATTCGTTGATGAGGTATTGTTTCGGCGATTCGGTGTTCTCCTCGCCGGAGGATGCCATCAGGCATTTCGTGAATGATACCACAGTGTTCGGGGAGTCTAACGGCACTGTGAAATTGATGCCTGTGGACTCCCTGCCTGCTCCAAGCGATGGGGTCAGGTGCTATTTTAATAATGTGACGGCGTCTGTGATAGAGTCTGACGAGTCAATGGTGACGTATCAGGTCACGACCTCGGTGTATCTTGGAGGAGCGCACCCTATGACTACTGTCCATCCGTTCACTTACGATCTTGCCGAGGGGCGTGTGCTTGATGTGGGGAATATGTTTACCGCTCAGGGGCGCGATTCTATCATGCCTGTGATAATCAATGCGCTTGCGCGTCAGCTTGATGTCCCGGTGTCAGGGCTTGATCGTGCAGGCATATTCTCGTCACAGCTTACATATCCCGGTCAGCCTTATATTAATAATAATGTGTTGTATTTCCACTACAATCCTTATGACATCGCGCCATATTCTTCAGGAATGATCGATGTGGCTGTGTATCCTTATGAGGTGGAGCGTTTTCTCGCCCCTGGGGTGATAAATCTTTTTGATGTCGGTATATGA
- a CDS encoding acyl carrier protein codes for MSEIASRVKAIIVDKLGVDENEVTETAEFTKDLGADSLDTVELIMEFEKEFGITIPDDKAEGIKTVADAISYIEANQK; via the coding sequence ATGTCTGAAATTGCATCTCGAGTAAAAGCTATCATCGTAGATAAGCTCGGTGTTGACGAAAACGAAGTAACCGAAACCGCAGAATTCACCAAAGATCTTGGCGCAGACAGCCTTGACACCGTTGAACTCATCATGGAATTTGAGAAGGAATTCGGCATCACCATTCCCGACGACAAGGCTGAAGGCATCAAGACCGTTGCTGACGCCATCTCTTACATCGAGGCTAACCAGAAGTAA
- the fabF gene encoding beta-ketoacyl-ACP synthase II gives MELKRVVITGLGAITPIGNDVATTWANALAGVSGAAPITHFDASKFKTQFACEVKNFNANDHFDRKKLRQLDLYAQYAIVAARQAVEDSKLLDAENLDRNRTGVIVAAGIGGLHTFEEEAGYYAVHGEEQGPKYNPFFIPKMIADIASGHISMEYELHGPNFGVVSACASSNNAIIDAFNLIRLGKADAIVTGGAEAAIFPAGVGGFSSMHAISTRNESPETASRPFSKSRDGFVMGEGSVVLILEELEHAKARGAKIYAEVAGGGMSADAYHLTATHPEGLGAILSMGNALEDAGMKPEDIDYINVHGTSTPVGDISEVKAIVELFGEHAHKLNISSTKSMTGHLLGATGALEAMFSVLACQNDVVPPTINHEEGDEDENIDYTLNFTFNKAQNRPVRAALSNSFGFGGHNATVIIKKYEA, from the coding sequence ATGGAACTTAAAAGAGTAGTCATCACAGGTCTCGGAGCCATCACCCCCATAGGCAATGACGTTGCCACCACTTGGGCGAATGCCCTGGCAGGAGTGAGCGGTGCAGCTCCCATCACCCATTTCGATGCTTCCAAATTCAAGACCCAGTTTGCCTGTGAAGTCAAGAACTTCAACGCAAACGACCACTTTGACCGCAAAAAATTACGTCAGCTCGACCTCTACGCCCAGTATGCCATCGTAGCAGCCCGCCAGGCCGTGGAGGATTCAAAACTTCTTGACGCCGAGAACCTTGACCGCAACCGTACCGGCGTAATCGTCGCTGCCGGCATAGGCGGCCTGCACACTTTTGAGGAAGAGGCAGGCTATTATGCTGTTCACGGCGAAGAGCAGGGCCCAAAATACAACCCGTTCTTCATCCCCAAGATGATTGCCGACATCGCTTCCGGCCACATCTCCATGGAGTATGAGCTCCACGGTCCCAACTTCGGTGTCGTATCGGCATGCGCATCATCCAACAATGCCATCATCGACGCATTCAACCTCATCCGTCTTGGCAAAGCCGACGCCATAGTTACCGGAGGTGCCGAAGCAGCCATCTTCCCCGCAGGTGTAGGCGGCTTCAGCTCCATGCATGCAATCTCAACCCGCAACGAGTCACCCGAGACCGCATCACGTCCGTTCAGCAAGTCACGCGACGGCTTCGTGATGGGCGAAGGCTCGGTAGTCCTCATCCTTGAAGAGCTTGAGCACGCCAAGGCTCGCGGCGCAAAGATCTACGCAGAGGTTGCCGGCGGAGGCATGAGTGCCGACGCATATCACCTCACTGCAACTCATCCCGAAGGTCTCGGCGCAATCCTCTCAATGGGCAACGCTCTTGAGGATGCAGGAATGAAGCCTGAGGACATCGACTATATCAACGTTCACGGCACATCTACCCCTGTAGGTGACATCTCCGAGGTGAAAGCTATCGTTGAACTCTTCGGCGAACACGCTCACAAGCTCAACATCAGCTCTACAAAATCAATGACTGGACACCTGCTCGGGGCTACCGGTGCACTTGAGGCAATGTTCTCAGTGCTCGCATGCCAGAACGACGTTGTGCCCCCAACCATCAACCATGAGGAAGGAGACGAGGACGAGAACATCGACTACACTCTCAACTTCACCTTCAACAAGGCTCAGAACCGTCCGGTACGTGCAGCCCTCTCCAACTCGTTCGGATTCGGCGGTCACAACGCCACCGTAATCATTAAAAAGTACGAGGCTTAA
- a CDS encoding DUF3127 domain-containing protein: MEITGKIIVALPEVGGTSAKGNVWKKREYVLETQETYPKKVAFNFFGDRVDQFPLQVGQVVKISFDIDSREFNGRWYVDIRAWKAEAPDQPAAGAQPGMAPAAVPSYGPATQMPGGYATPGAPVPPPAVDLAPSPTDDLPF, encoded by the coding sequence ATGGAAATTACAGGCAAGATCATAGTTGCTTTGCCCGAAGTGGGAGGTACCTCTGCTAAGGGAAATGTATGGAAGAAGCGCGAATATGTGCTTGAAACCCAAGAGACTTATCCCAAGAAAGTTGCATTTAATTTCTTTGGTGACCGTGTCGACCAGTTCCCCCTTCAGGTAGGTCAGGTGGTGAAAATAAGTTTTGACATCGATAGCCGAGAGTTCAACGGGCGTTGGTATGTAGATATCCGTGCCTGGAAAGCGGAGGCTCCCGACCAGCCTGCGGCTGGAGCCCAGCCCGGTATGGCACCTGCGGCTGTGCCATCTTACGGGCCTGCTACTCAGATGCCTGGAGGCTATGCTACCCCTGGAGCTCCTGTGCCTCCTCCTGCTGTGGATCTTGCTCCAAGCCCAACTGACGATCTGCCTTTCTAA
- a CDS encoding DUF1282 domain-containing protein gives MKDYLKCLLQLILSPRNGWEDIEKGDVSPSRLAVDGFLPLIAITAVSVFVRAMFLHHVEFLTLFIDMIITFVVYFISYFFGTFILSIFMEPMVDGEYDEEKCQTFTLYTLGLLALITIIFNCFPLPKIMLFFFALYIVLIQFRGTSYMRIRTESTGLFMILAVLGVLCPPYIFHFIFSILF, from the coding sequence ATGAAAGATTACCTCAAATGTTTATTGCAGCTCATTCTCTCACCACGCAACGGATGGGAAGATATCGAAAAAGGTGATGTCTCACCGTCGCGTCTGGCAGTCGACGGATTTCTCCCGCTCATAGCCATTACCGCGGTCAGTGTATTTGTCCGCGCTATGTTCCTGCATCACGTGGAGTTCCTCACTCTGTTCATCGATATGATTATCACATTTGTGGTATACTTCATCTCATATTTCTTCGGAACATTCATTCTGTCGATATTCATGGAGCCGATGGTCGATGGAGAATATGACGAAGAGAAATGCCAGACATTCACACTTTACACCCTCGGACTGCTCGCTCTCATTACCATTATCTTCAACTGCTTTCCGTTGCCTAAGATAATGCTCTTCTTCTTTGCTCTCTACATAGTGCTCATACAGTTCAGAGGCACTTCATACATGCGCATACGCACCGAAAGCACCGGTTTATTCATGATACTTGCCGTGCTGGGAGTGCTGTGCCCCCCCTACATCTTCCACTTCATCTTCTCAATTCTATTCTGA
- the smpB gene encoding SsrA-binding protein SmpB, whose protein sequence is MQTKDINIKNRRATFDYAIGDTYTAGIVLTGTEIKSIRSGKASLVDTFCYVDHGEVWVKNMYIAEYFYGSYNNHAERRDRKLLLSRKEISRLEKSGKEAGFTIVPLRLFINERGLAKLVIGIGRGKKEYDKRQSIKEREDKRDMARILQK, encoded by the coding sequence ATGCAGACCAAAGATATCAACATAAAGAACCGACGAGCCACATTCGATTATGCCATCGGTGACACATATACAGCCGGCATAGTGCTTACAGGCACCGAAATCAAGTCGATACGCTCAGGCAAAGCATCTCTTGTCGACACTTTCTGCTATGTCGACCACGGCGAGGTATGGGTAAAGAATATGTATATCGCCGAATATTTCTATGGCTCATACAACAATCATGCCGAACGCCGTGACCGTAAGCTCCTTCTTTCACGCAAGGAGATAAGCCGACTTGAAAAGTCAGGCAAGGAAGCAGGATTCACAATTGTCCCTCTAAGACTGTTCATAAACGAGCGCGGTCTCGCAAAACTCGTGATCGGCATAGGACGAGGCAAAAAAGAGTATGACAAGCGACAGTCCATAAAAGAGCGCGAGGACAAGCGCGACATGGCGAGAATCCTACAGAAATAA
- a CDS encoding endonuclease, whose amino-acid sequence MKRLVTLVTALAGIFAAVSPRAEMPATVVSEAHINNLSGKSGKGLSDAIRKEFKPQKLNGTDGLTCDLQDHFTGRTVSIINGCFPAGYESGEIVPHKWWTYIDEAGGDDIKKDLNNLIPMTADDIRRKSDLLPGKVDIPEFSSAYWSVGIGSIYGKETDLYSPPEQLRGRVARAFFYAAVMYPADIFTPRGYNMMDTDYPYFSVYGKELLVRWSKEYPVTPEEMEWEARAAAMQGGGNPFVKYAELSEYIWGDKAGEVYRVGDDPVPLHSTYHLEIDRVYLSSPHIPADAVWKIDGTTVTSKVLEASEIGIGSHDLEYSSESTGETGRMMIKIVP is encoded by the coding sequence GTGAAACGATTAGTCACGTTGGTAACAGCTTTGGCAGGAATCTTCGCCGCGGTCAGTCCCCGTGCGGAGATGCCTGCCACGGTTGTTTCCGAAGCTCATATCAATAATCTTTCAGGAAAATCAGGTAAAGGTCTTTCTGATGCCATAAGAAAGGAATTCAAGCCGCAGAAGCTAAATGGGACCGACGGTCTGACATGTGATCTACAGGACCATTTTACAGGTAGGACGGTCAGCATCATAAACGGTTGCTTTCCGGCAGGGTATGAGTCGGGAGAGATAGTCCCTCATAAATGGTGGACGTATATTGATGAGGCTGGAGGGGATGATATTAAAAAGGATTTGAATAATCTCATACCAATGACCGCGGATGACATCAGGCGAAAGAGTGATCTGCTTCCGGGGAAGGTTGATATACCTGAATTCAGTTCCGCGTATTGGAGTGTGGGCATCGGTAGCATATACGGAAAGGAGACCGACTTGTATTCTCCTCCTGAACAGCTGCGTGGACGAGTGGCAAGAGCGTTTTTCTATGCGGCAGTCATGTATCCTGCTGACATTTTTACTCCGCGCGGGTATAATATGATGGATACGGATTATCCGTATTTCAGTGTATATGGGAAAGAATTGCTTGTGAGATGGTCCAAGGAGTATCCTGTCACTCCTGAAGAGATGGAATGGGAGGCTCGTGCAGCAGCAATGCAGGGTGGAGGAAATCCGTTTGTGAAGTACGCGGAACTGTCAGAATACATATGGGGTGACAAAGCCGGAGAGGTGTATAGAGTGGGTGATGATCCTGTGCCTCTGCATTCGACTTATCATCTGGAGATTGACCGCGTGTATCTCTCATCACCGCATATACCGGCAGATGCGGTGTGGAAGATTGACGGTACGACTGTTACCTCAAAAGTGCTTGAGGCTTCAGAGATAGGGATCGGATCTCATGATCTTGAGTACAGTTCAGAGAGCACCGGAGAGACCGGACGGATGATGATTAAGATTGTTCCGTAG
- the lpxA gene encoding acyl-ACP--UDP-N-acetylglucosamine O-acyltransferase, translated as MNQPLAYVHPEAKIHPSVVIDPFVTIHRNVEIGEGTHICSNVTIMEGARIGKNCTIYPGAVISGAPQDLKFKGEDTVAIIGDNTVIRECVTVHRGTASKGKTIVGSNCLIMAYCHVAHDCVVGNNVIMSNAVQIAGEVVVDDFAVIGGGALIHQFCHIGSHVMLQGGALVNKDIPPYVKAGREPIAYAGVNSIGLRRRGYSNETIRDIQEIYRYLYLSGLNNSDAISRIEAELPASKERDEIILFVRNSNRGIIRGYV; from the coding sequence ATGAATCAACCTTTAGCATACGTTCACCCCGAGGCCAAGATACATCCCAGTGTGGTGATAGATCCGTTTGTGACTATACATCGCAATGTGGAGATCGGTGAGGGCACGCATATCTGCTCCAATGTGACTATAATGGAGGGTGCACGCATAGGCAAGAACTGTACGATATATCCGGGAGCTGTGATCTCAGGTGCGCCTCAGGATCTTAAGTTCAAGGGTGAGGATACAGTAGCCATAATCGGAGACAACACTGTGATCCGAGAGTGTGTCACAGTTCACCGCGGGACTGCATCGAAAGGCAAGACCATAGTGGGCAGCAACTGTCTGATCATGGCATACTGCCATGTGGCTCACGACTGTGTAGTGGGCAATAACGTGATCATGTCTAATGCCGTTCAGATTGCCGGAGAGGTTGTGGTTGACGACTTTGCCGTGATAGGTGGCGGTGCGCTTATCCATCAGTTCTGCCATATAGGCTCGCATGTAATGCTTCAGGGTGGCGCGCTTGTCAACAAGGACATACCACCTTATGTGAAGGCGGGTCGCGAGCCCATTGCATATGCCGGTGTGAATTCAATCGGCCTTCGTCGTCGCGGTTATTCCAATGAGACTATCCGTGATATCCAGGAGATATACCGTTACCTGTATCTTTCGGGTCTGAATAATTCGGATGCGATAAGCCGGATAGAGGCTGAGCTTCCTGCTTCAAAGGAGCGTGACGAAATCATACTTTTCGTGCGCAACTCTAACCGCGGTATAATCCGTGGGTACGTGTAA
- a CDS encoding bifunctional UDP-3-O-[3-hydroxymyristoyl] N-acetylglucosamine deacetylase/3-hydroxyacyl-ACP dehydratase, whose product MNQRTLNSEFTLTGKGLHTGLQITARFLPAPENHGYKFKRVDLEGGPEIEALAENVVATNRGTVIAKDDAKVSTIEHSMSALYAAGIDNCLIEVNAPEMPILDGSALPYCEAIASVGVTEQKADKDFYYVRSRIEVSDPETGSSIIVLPDDDFSVDVKIDFKSKVLNNQFATLEHIDDYAAEVASSRTFVFVREIEPLVKNNLIKGGDLDNAIVIYDTPMQQSELDHLADLMGVARKNVSELGYLNERPIAHENEPARHKLLDLIGDIALIGRPLKGRIIATRPGHSINTSLAKKIRKEIKHQEVQAPIYNPNKEPLMDNNCIRELLPHRYPFQLVDKVIEKGVNYIVGVKNITANEPFFPGHFPQEPVMPGVLQIEAMAQTGGLLVLSAVDEPERYSTYFMKIDNVKFRQKVVPGDTLLFHVSFMTPLRRGCAMMKGYAFVGDKIVTECEFMAQIIKNK is encoded by the coding sequence ATGAATCAGAGAACACTTAACAGCGAGTTTACTCTCACAGGGAAAGGACTCCATACAGGACTCCAGATCACAGCCCGTTTTCTTCCGGCTCCTGAGAACCACGGCTACAAGTTTAAGCGTGTGGATCTTGAAGGAGGACCGGAGATTGAAGCTCTCGCTGAAAATGTGGTAGCCACTAACCGTGGCACCGTCATAGCCAAGGATGATGCCAAGGTTTCGACAATAGAGCATTCCATGTCGGCTCTCTATGCAGCCGGCATAGACAACTGTCTCATTGAGGTGAATGCCCCCGAGATGCCTATCCTTGACGGTAGCGCCCTCCCTTACTGCGAGGCTATCGCTTCAGTAGGCGTGACAGAGCAGAAAGCCGACAAGGATTTCTATTATGTAAGATCGCGTATCGAGGTTTCGGATCCGGAGACAGGATCGTCAATCATTGTGCTCCCTGATGATGATTTCTCAGTGGATGTGAAGATTGATTTCAAGTCGAAGGTGCTCAACAATCAGTTTGCAACTCTTGAGCATATCGACGATTATGCTGCCGAAGTAGCATCAAGCCGAACATTTGTGTTCGTTCGAGAAATAGAGCCCCTTGTGAAGAACAATCTCATAAAGGGAGGAGATCTTGACAACGCCATAGTAATCTATGACACCCCGATGCAGCAGAGCGAGCTTGACCATCTTGCCGACCTTATGGGTGTGGCACGAAAGAATGTGTCGGAACTCGGCTATCTCAATGAGCGACCCATCGCACATGAGAATGAGCCTGCACGCCACAAACTCCTTGACCTTATCGGAGATATCGCCCTCATAGGCCGTCCGCTCAAAGGACGTATCATCGCTACGCGTCCGGGGCACTCTATAAATACTTCCCTCGCCAAGAAGATACGCAAGGAGATCAAGCACCAGGAGGTGCAGGCTCCTATATACAATCCCAACAAGGAGCCGCTGATGGATAACAACTGCATAAGGGAGCTGCTGCCTCACCGTTATCCTTTCCAGCTTGTCGACAAGGTGATCGAAAAGGGTGTGAACTATATCGTAGGTGTGAAGAACATCACCGCCAACGAGCCGTTCTTCCCTGGTCATTTCCCGCAGGAGCCGGTGATGCCCGGTGTGCTTCAGATCGAGGCTATGGCTCAGACCGGCGGTCTTCTCGTGCTTAGCGCAGTTGATGAGCCGGAACGTTACTCGACCTATTTCATGAAGATCGACAATGTTAAGTTCCGTCAGAAGGTAGTACCAGGCGATACACTTCTTTTCCATGTATCGTTCATGACTCCCTTGCGTCGCGGATGCGCAATGATGAAGGGCTATGCTTTCGTAGGCGATAAGATCGTCACCGAATGTGAGTTCATGGCTCAGATTATTAAAAACAAGTAA
- the lpxD gene encoding UDP-3-O-(3-hydroxymyristoyl)glucosamine N-acyltransferase — MELTASQLAALVHGDVEGNGEVKIGTFAKIEEGHPGALSFLANPKYTHFIYSTESSAVLVRRDFVAEQPVKATLIRVDDPYSTIAQLLEMVQEMTKIDKRGIEQPSFVSEGVDIPEDAYVGAFAYVGKGAKIGRGAKIYPQVYIGDGCEVGEDAILYAGVKVYAGCVIGNRCIVHSGAVIGADGFGFAPSGDGHYEKIPQTGNVVLEDDVEIGANTTVDRAMMGSTRICKGVKLDNLIQVAHNCHIGDNTVMAAQVGLAGSSKIGKQCMVGGQVGIVGHIAIADGTQIGAQSGVNRATKPGERIMGAPAVEMGEYARSLVYVKRLGKLFEQVKNLEKEIKKQ, encoded by the coding sequence ATGGAACTAACAGCCAGTCAGCTTGCCGCCCTCGTACACGGAGATGTCGAGGGGAACGGTGAAGTGAAAATAGGCACATTTGCCAAAATAGAGGAAGGACATCCCGGTGCCCTTTCGTTTCTTGCGAATCCCAAATATACTCATTTCATATATAGCACCGAATCATCGGCAGTGTTAGTGCGCCGTGATTTTGTGGCAGAACAGCCTGTCAAGGCTACTCTTATAAGGGTTGATGATCCTTACAGCACCATAGCTCAGCTTCTTGAGATGGTGCAGGAGATGACAAAGATTGATAAGCGTGGCATAGAGCAGCCGTCATTTGTCTCCGAGGGTGTTGATATACCCGAAGATGCATATGTGGGTGCTTTTGCGTATGTAGGCAAGGGTGCCAAGATCGGTCGTGGAGCCAAAATATATCCTCAAGTGTATATTGGCGACGGATGCGAGGTGGGAGAGGATGCTATCCTTTATGCCGGCGTGAAAGTTTACGCAGGATGCGTCATCGGCAACCGTTGTATCGTACATTCAGGAGCTGTGATCGGTGCCGACGGTTTCGGATTTGCTCCCTCGGGTGACGGACATTATGAGAAGATACCTCAGACCGGCAATGTGGTGCTTGAGGATGATGTGGAAATCGGAGCCAATACTACAGTAGACCGTGCCATGATGGGCTCTACCCGCATATGCAAGGGGGTTAAGCTCGATAATCTCATTCAGGTGGCCCACAACTGTCATATAGGAGACAATACTGTCATGGCTGCCCAAGTGGGGCTTGCAGGATCGTCGAAGATAGGCAAGCAGTGCATGGTGGGCGGTCAGGTAGGTATAGTAGGTCACATAGCTATTGCCGATGGCACTCAGATCGGAGCACAGAGCGGCGTGAACCGTGCCACTAAGCCCGGAGAACGCATAATGGGTGCTCCGGCAGTGGAAATGGGAGAATATGCCAGAAGCCTGGTGTATGTGAAACGTCTCGGAAAACTTTTCGAGCAGGTAAAGAATCTTGAGAAAGAAATAAAGAAACAGTAA
- a CDS encoding porin family protein, whose product MKKLFVTAVAAVCAFGMSAQRASDSSEFSFWDGGQSEQKIIVGPRVGLNVSSLSVSNLEMDNDKSKIGFNVGVAVEFPIVRSFYINSGLFYTTKGIKFEYSDLDWSEKDTYNAGYLELPLYASYRLNFAEASQLQINFGPYFAYGVNGKIKYEENDEGDVSKYEYDLFGVADEDSDEEKGGIKRFDCGLGVGLGYTWNRIYLGFNYQFGLVNIADKKEWGNGKIKNSNFSISLGYNF is encoded by the coding sequence ATGAAAAAGTTATTTGTAACAGCTGTTGCTGCTGTATGTGCTTTTGGAATGTCAGCCCAGCGTGCTTCCGATTCGTCAGAATTCTCTTTTTGGGATGGAGGTCAGAGTGAACAGAAGATTATTGTCGGTCCACGTGTAGGGCTCAATGTGTCAAGCTTGAGTGTCAGCAATCTTGAGATGGACAATGACAAGTCAAAGATCGGCTTTAATGTCGGTGTAGCTGTAGAGTTCCCCATCGTGCGTTCTTTCTATATAAATTCAGGTCTCTTTTATACCACAAAGGGTATTAAATTTGAGTATTCGGATTTGGATTGGTCAGAAAAGGATACATACAATGCCGGATATCTTGAGCTTCCTTTGTATGCTTCTTACCGTCTTAACTTTGCGGAGGCTTCACAACTCCAGATCAATTTTGGTCCCTACTTCGCTTATGGTGTGAACGGTAAGATTAAATACGAAGAGAACGACGAGGGAGATGTCAGCAAGTATGAGTATGATCTTTTTGGGGTTGCAGATGAGGATTCTGATGAAGAAAAAGGTGGCATCAAGCGTTTTGACTGCGGTCTTGGTGTAGGTCTCGGCTATACATGGAACCGTATTTATCTTGGTTTTAACTATCAGTTCGGTCTTGTCAATATAGCTGATAAGAAAGAGTGGGGTAACGGCAAGATCAAAAACTCCAATTTCAGTATCTCTTTAGGATACAATTTCTAA